One Gambusia affinis linkage group LG15, SWU_Gaff_1.0, whole genome shotgun sequence genomic window carries:
- the LOC122845402 gene encoding uncharacterized protein LOC122845402: MDPGQEKDQQGDQLEAHSVELPADGAPTLEEDPDDGKDLGKVWSDVFPQMSDNMVSGNHGEESRCSSPPLSEPILSPDDSRPLGTSQHHQVGLVGDVACVTSVINRKRTKDSDSEEEPPAKKTRDTVDEEELPSKRTRQGDSDEEELPAKRSRNSVNEEELLLSPSTNTLCEDPVLSSPVLSPSQGTVHEDSLQLSPVSNPSPMTFWLNHLYSPFSISPESTSEDPILSSPVFSPLPRLPYGGPIELVHDISPPVNEDLALSSTILSRLQSTECEDPSVSSSVVSPSPSPYCKIPSATFPCICVLMKSQMDKEEEPRPSTSGIGSDRIRERVSSRQVWLRPHYDLSSDSD; encoded by the exons ATGGATCCTGGCCAGGAGAAGGACCAGCAGGGCGATCAGCTGGAAG ctcATAGTGTAGAGCTTCCAGCAGATGGAGCCCCAACGTTGGAGGAAGATCCAGACGACGGTAAGGATCTAGGTAAGGTGTGGTCAGACGTTTTCCCTCAGATGTCAGACAACATGGTTTCTGGAAATCATGGCGAGGAGTCGAGGTGTAGTTCACCTCCGCTGTCTGAGCCCATTTTGAGTCCAGATGACTCCAGACCTCTTGGTACCTCACAACATCATCAGGTAGGTTTGGTAGGGGATGTGGCTTGTGTGACATCTGTGATAAACAGAAAGAGGACAAAGGACAGTGACTCTGAAGAGGAGCCCCCTGCCAAGAAGACCAGGGACACCGTTGATGAAGAGGAGCTCCCCTCCAAGAGGACCCGGCAGGGTGattctgatgaagaggagctcCCTGCCAAGAGGTCCAGGAACAGCGTTAATGAAGAGGAACTTCTTCTCAGTCCCTCCACAAATACGTTGTGTGAGGATCCTGTTCTGTCATCCCCTGTCCTCAGTCCCTCACAAGGGACGGTGCATGAGGATTCTTTGCAGTTGTCCCCTGTCTCCAATCCCTCGCCCATGACATTCTGGCTGAATCACTTGTATTCACCCTTTAGTATTTCACCTGAGAGTACAAGTGAGGATCCCATTCTGTCCTCCCCAGTCTTCAGTCCCTTACCAAGATTGCCGTATGGAGGTCCCATTGAGTTGGTTCATGACATCAGTCCCCCAGTCAATGAAGATCTTGCTTTGTCATCCACTATCCTCAGTCGTCTACAAAGCACAGAGTGTGAGGATCCCAGTGTGTCTTCTTCTGTTGTTAGTCCTTCACCATCACCATACTGCAAAATTCCAAGTGCGACATTCCCTTGCATATGTGTCTTGATGAAGTCTCAAATGGACAAAGAAGAGGAACCAAGACCTTCAACATCTGGGATTGGATCTGACAGAATTAGAGAAAGAGTGAGTTCCAGACAAGTGTGGTTAAGACCTCATTACGACTTGTCGAGTGACTCTGATTAG
- the sc5d gene encoding lathosterol oxidase isoform X2 has protein sequence MAFRVIKTVNSVKFYIRAIKVIYFCCEMFSSDLAGELTEHKSLFAKTLTAYSSLTHHINGKLGGRKKFSYFSVSVPSSPEAAMDLVLNVADHYVLTPYVYPESWAEDGALRQIISLLVLTNLGAAILYLGLGAFSYYFIFDHNLMKHPHFLENQVQREIKYAMTSLPWISIPTVALFFAEVRGYSKLYDNVSDSPLGWPGLFLSMISFLFFTDMCIYWIHRFLHHKLIYKMFHKPHHIWKITTPFASHAFHPVDGFLQGLPYHIYPFLFPLHKLLYLALYVFVNIWTISIHDGDYRVPAGLTGVINGSAHHTDHHLFFDYNYGQYFTLWDRLGGSYRHPSALMGKGPMELVRKLQAEGKLGKQEVNGHAQRKEE, from the exons ATGGCGTTTAGAGTTATTAAAACCGTAAATTCTGTCAAATTTTACATTCGAGCaataaaagtcatttatttttgttgcgaaatgttttcatctgatCTCGCAGGGGAACTGACTGAGCACAAAAGTTTATTTGCAAAGACGCTGACAGCTTACAGTTCTCTAACTCACCACATTAATGGAAAGCTTGGTGGAAGGAAGaagttttcatatttctctgtttcagtGCCTTCATCACCAGAAGCAGCCATGGACCTGGTGCTAAACGTGGCCGACCACTACGTCCTGACACCCTACGTCTACCCTGAGTCGTGGGCCGAGGACGGCGCCCTGCGGCAGATCATCAGCCTCCTGGTGCTGACCAACCTCGGGGCGGCCATCTTGTACCTCGGCCTGGGAGCGTTCAGCTACTATTTCATCTTTGATCACAATTTGATGAAACACCCGCACTTTCTGGAG AATCAAGTTCAGAGAGAAATTAAGTATGCAATGACCTCCCTGCCCTGGATCAGCATCCCCACCGTGGCCTTGTTCTTCGCTGAGGTCAGAGGTTACAGCAAGCTGTACGACAACGTCAGCGACTCCCCGCTGG GTTGGCCTGGTCTCTTCCTCAGCATGATCTCCTTCCTGTTCTTCACTGACATGTGTATCTACTGGATCCACCGCTTCCTGCACCATAAGCTTATTTACAAG ATGTTTCACAAGCCACACCACATTTGGAAGATCACCACGCCCTTCGCCAGCCACGCCTTCCACCCGGTCGACGGCTTCCTGCAGGGCCTGCCCTACCACATCTACCCCTTCCTGTTCCCCCTTCACAAGCTGCTCTATCTGGCTCTGTACGTGTTTGTCAACATCTGGACCATCTCCATCCACGACGGCGACTACCGCGTCCCCGCCGGCCTGACCGGCGTCATCAATGGCTCCGCCCACCACACCGACCATCACCTCTTCTTCGACTACAACTACGGCCAGTACTTCACCCTGTGGGACCGGCTGGGAGGCTCCTACAGGCACCCGTCGGCACTCATGGGGAAGGGCCCCATGGAGCTGGTTCGGAAACTGCAGGCAGAGGGAAAGTtggggaaacaggaagtgaacggACACGCTCAGAGGAAAGAGGAGTAG
- the sc5d gene encoding lathosterol oxidase isoform X1, which yields MDLVLNVADHYVLTPYVYPESWAEDGALRQIISLLVLTNLGAAILYLGLGAFSYYFIFDHNLMKHPHFLENQVQREIKYAMTSLPWISIPTVALFFAEVRGYSKLYDNVSDSPLGWPGLFLSMISFLFFTDMCIYWIHRFLHHKLIYKMFHKPHHIWKITTPFASHAFHPVDGFLQGLPYHIYPFLFPLHKLLYLALYVFVNIWTISIHDGDYRVPAGLTGVINGSAHHTDHHLFFDYNYGQYFTLWDRLGGSYRHPSALMGKGPMELVRKLQAEGKLGKQEVNGHAQRKEE from the exons ATGGACCTGGTGCTAAACGTGGCCGACCACTACGTCCTGACACCCTACGTCTACCCTGAGTCGTGGGCCGAGGACGGCGCCCTGCGGCAGATCATCAGCCTCCTGGTGCTGACCAACCTCGGGGCGGCCATCTTGTACCTCGGCCTGGGAGCGTTCAGCTACTATTTCATCTTTGATCACAATTTGATGAAACACCCGCACTTTCTGGAG AATCAAGTTCAGAGAGAAATTAAGTATGCAATGACCTCCCTGCCCTGGATCAGCATCCCCACCGTGGCCTTGTTCTTCGCTGAGGTCAGAGGTTACAGCAAGCTGTACGACAACGTCAGCGACTCCCCGCTGG GTTGGCCTGGTCTCTTCCTCAGCATGATCTCCTTCCTGTTCTTCACTGACATGTGTATCTACTGGATCCACCGCTTCCTGCACCATAAGCTTATTTACAAG ATGTTTCACAAGCCACACCACATTTGGAAGATCACCACGCCCTTCGCCAGCCACGCCTTCCACCCGGTCGACGGCTTCCTGCAGGGCCTGCCCTACCACATCTACCCCTTCCTGTTCCCCCTTCACAAGCTGCTCTATCTGGCTCTGTACGTGTTTGTCAACATCTGGACCATCTCCATCCACGACGGCGACTACCGCGTCCCCGCCGGCCTGACCGGCGTCATCAATGGCTCCGCCCACCACACCGACCATCACCTCTTCTTCGACTACAACTACGGCCAGTACTTCACCCTGTGGGACCGGCTGGGAGGCTCCTACAGGCACCCGTCGGCACTCATGGGGAAGGGCCCCATGGAGCTGGTTCGGAAACTGCAGGCAGAGGGAAAGTtggggaaacaggaagtgaacggACACGCTCAGAGGAAAGAGGAGTAG